AAGAACTGTCCTTGTTCATGATTCAGAAACATAAACGTCCTTACCtgcttttattttaaaaaaaattgaaaagtgaGCAGAAtctcacttgtttttttttctttgctacagaGTAGTAGTTGTAATTTATGTAATACAATATGAATACTGGCTGTGTCGTATGCCACAGTTTGCTCACCACCAGATGGTAGTTAGCTAAAACGAAAAAAGTTAACTATACTGCCGTCAAAGGCATGGAAGTTAAGCCCGCTGCACATAGACACAGGCATTCACACTAATCAACCCCGCCTTTGTTAGGTAAAAGAAAATTTATATCTGTGCAATCCCTCCATATACTGCATGTTCTAGAGAACAACATCGTTACTTATGCGTATCAAGGTGCCTCAGTAGTGCAAAAAGCTTACCCAAGAGACATGCATCGTGCTTCAAATgagtgtacaaaagaaaaaaatgacccaGGACGGAATTGTGCGGCTGCTGTTCGCGTCATCGGCATCTCGACGGCCTGATCTGCACAATGCATCTTCAAGGCCAATGCAAGCCTCTGTTGTCGACTATTTGTTTCATATGAAAGATATGAGGGACAACACCAGCTCTTGCAGTCTACAGGGACGAATGACTGACACAAATGGAGGCTCATCGGAATGATTGTGGTTTAGCAGGAACGCAGCTGTAGCACAGACTGAGTTCCTGAACAAACACGTGGAGGACGCCACTTATACACAATAGCTACGAGTCTTTGCGCACGCATGCCTCAACTTAGGCAGCCTATGAATTCGGTGCTTCAGTTTGGACAAATCAATTTATTATTTCACCAATCTTGCCCTGTTAGGATTCTTGCAGAACGACGCGTGGCACTATAGCATTGCTCTTCCCTCGTTCAAATAGCACAATACGCTCTAGTACATGCATTTGGGGCGTCCTGTTTGttcttgaagacaaggtcttcttagcTGACTTCAGAAGGATTTGGCGTATCTGGGTATCTTGTATCCGCTTCTAGAAAGAAACAGTTGCTTAAGTGACTTGTAGATGTCATATGAACATGACAATTGTGTTAAATGATATCTCATCATGCCAAGAAACGTAGCAATGGTCAGCAACTGGGGATATAAAAAAAATGAGTGTCGGTAGCCATAGATGGGGTGGTATGAGAGtttctctgctgctgctgctgccctctGCCATGTCATCGCCAAGTTTCATCTAGCTTAGCTGCCAAAGGCGCGAGGCATGCATGATCGAGAACAGAAGCCTCCCACTGCCGCAACTTGCCCGCAATACTCGCCTGCCAGTCCCATGTGAAAACATCGGCGTGCCCTAAGTTTCCCATTCTGGTACCAACAAATATCCTCCCAAGTCCCGTCGTGGCAGGCCGCACTCACAGCTATCGTCACCAGCCCTCTcacgataagcatcttcacctatctgtctcACGGTGCGTGTTTCATGGTGCCGTTGGAAGCATACGGCACTTTTCATAGGAGATAACCTAAACGCGCTGCCGTTACCTGCAGCAGGCTGCATGAAGTGAGCATCATGTTTCCTTCTGGTGGCATCATAGGCAACATATTCCATCGTCACATACCAGTTTGATGTGATTTTGGTTTCTCGTGGCTATGCAATAGAGAAATGACAAGGTGTGTCTTGTGCTGCAATGATTAGTGCAACACTTTGACTTTGCCAGATCCGTTAGTGACTGTGGATTAAACATTTCCCTGTTTAGCATATTTTTCCTTTGCTCATTCTCAAAACGTATAAACGATGCTCTActgtataccgtatttactcgcataatgatagaacttttttgtcagaaaaattgacgcaaaatcaggggtgcgatcattacgcaggttaaatttcctgcgaaaagaaCAATTcttttcgtcccgcgtttgctgcgggacaccaaaacaagaattgcggccggcggagcaagccgaacgcgccgaacgcaatGTTTTATtattctcgtgagtacattacgtgcattgaaacagtttcttccgtatcagtaatgaataataacgttaatatcggcaagcttgcggcaataacatcgccatgtccactttgagcggacagaaacagatgggcgctctcagctgccagtgacatagaaatacatggccggcatgctgcggaaactgtggcatctgtcttcactactgtcctaatacggcacgtttcctctaggggtgggtgaatatcttagctgtgttacaagcgtcggcgtatgaatagggtacacttttaacgtatcagtgtaaacgtggctactattgttgccactcgcgatttgttgcgtgcccacaagtgcagatgagaaaaattgaaaggtgccttttttgttgtcgttgacaaccattataaagcctacacataataacagcaagtttggttgcagcttttttttagtcatggatgtgcggaaagtgatgaaagtaatgaaatgaggcatctacttaagaatgtttggtgcgtgcagaccgcttggtttgtcttgaggagtcgttcgcgtagcattcgacagatggtaagggtgatcaatattagctagacttagcacacgacatatcgctgcggcaagtttggggtgcgatcattacacgggaaataaaaaaaatcgaattttgacgacaaaattcaggggtgcgatcattacgcgagtgcgatcattattcgAGCAAATACGGTATGTGCTTCACTGTCTCTGGTACATAGAACATGCACCACAGTCCGACAAGTTCATGTGTCAGATGTTATTCAAGTATTGTTGCGTTAATAAAACACCTAGTCTGCCCTTCGACACAATACGCTGAAAACTACCAAGTGTGCTGCTACATGTAAAATCACCAGAAGATGATGTGTTTATAGATGAGTTAGCACAGCTGGGCCACAAATACAGGCAATGCATGGCTGAAAAACTCCAGAAAAGGTGGCCAACCTGAACTGAAAACTTATTGTTTCCCTTTGGTTTTACTGCGGAGCGGAAAAAATGGTAATGTTATGGTTCAGTCACAGTTCGAGCAaacgtaaaatttttttttactgttttcggTTCAGTTTCGGTTCAAAACAAGAAAGGCAGTTAGGTCGGCAACAGAAAATTGAATAACTCAGCTACAAAGTAAAGAAGTCAGCATCAAAAGCAGCCAAGTGTGGAGAAAGaggtgaagtgaacaaaatgcctATTTGCCAACTGTCCCGAGTTGTCCGGGAGAGTGCCGAATTTCAACCAATCCTCCCAACAGTACAGACACGGCCATAATAAACCTTCATAAACACggaggcaagtggagagagtgtctatgttggcagaGACCCTCGCATCCTGAAATCAAGGGTTCGTGgtgctgaaatatttctatcttggctattaaagAACCCATTTGCAAAAATTATTACGATAGAGCACTCCCTAGAAGGCACGTAACAATTTCCAGCGTATAAtgaaaatttgctatgtggcctgctGTGCTATGTGACCTGCTGAGGGGCCCATTAAGTCAGCTTCATTTCAATACGTTGTTGTTATGAATGTgtcatgcggtgaagcatattaaaGGAGGAAAGGGGGCAGCCACTCTCGCTGAAATTCTGCTGGAATTTTTCAACCTACAAGATTCCTTCACAGGTACACATACAGGTATTTACACCATTACGGTGCAGTCATGCTGATGACATGTGCTTTCATGAATGTAGCACTGCTTGGCAGATTTTTTGCGGTAATCGCATACCTAATTACTCACGCTGATCAACAAGTTGCCACGCAAGCGATGGCCAGCGTTAAGACAACTACACTTGTCTTTGTCATGAAGACGAGCTCCTTTGTCGAAACACTGGCCTCAGCCCGAGTCCCAAGTCTTCATCAACCTCTGTGCAGTTCGAATTGCTTGCACCCCATATCTGTATGCTCGAGATGGCCTGCACCTTCGCTGCGAGAAACGTGCCGCTGAACGTGGCACGGAAGCCTCACCGCTCATATTCGGGGACGCAGATCTTCAGGTGCTCCATGACGGCTCGCATGACGTCGTCGCAGCGGCCGTTGATCTTGAGTGCAGCGGAGTCGTCCTTCGGTGTCCACTGCAGGTTCACAATGTACAGCTTTGGCCTCTCACGCACGGGCCGGTCGAGCCCCCATAAGCACCGGTATCTCCGAAGCACCTGCACATAATGGAGAGTAACGCATTTGTGCTTTCTATTCCTTTATTGGTGAAGCTAATATAGGCGACATTCGTGCAACAATGTATTTAGGGGGACGGGCGCACGGGAAGCCCAGGTCCTACAGTTGCCACCTTTGCAGAGAAAAGTTAACAGCACTGAAAAAGGGGTGGGGGAACCATGATGAGGACACAACAAATTGCACaaagaaaggcaaagaaagctttgctttaaaaaaaaaagcaaaagaatggAGTGGTTCAGTACAGAAACTTCTGATAACAAAAGGTGAAAGTTTAAGGACCTAGGAAGGAGTTCACTTGTGCACTAACATTGAAAGCAATGCTGCTTACACTGCACCAATTTAGGGAGAACTAGAAAACTGGCAAATGGCAGGCCATTGTGTAGTCAAGCAGGCAGGCAGCATGCAAGACCAAAAATGGCTGCACCAGCGGTAAGCCAGCCAGGTGGTGACCCTACCCATTCAGAACAAGTCTTCATTTTCCGCTGGTAGCTTCAGACCAATTTACTCTTGCTGCAACCGTTGAGACAGGGATTCCACTGAAAGTTTGACAGAGCATCTAGCATCCCTGACATCTGGTGGCCACATGCAACAATTTCCACTGTGATCCAGCAAGGAGCATCACCTTTCACTCTGAGAGGATTGGATCTGTGAAATACGAGCGTGTTTAGATACCTCACTCGAGAATTCACATAGTTCCCAGGAAGCCATCGGTAGAACTCCctataaaataatttttttcacgtTTGCCACCCTTGGCTGTAGCATCAACAGACCAGAAACTAAACAAGTCACTGGGTCATGCTTAACCTGCCTCTGGCTGATGAAATGTGCTCTAGAAATGAACACACAAACACAGTTTATGCACAGTCCGTCAAGTGCGGAGGAACACAAATACCTTGAGGCTGGTGCCTAGGCAGAGGATGGCATCGCACCGGTCGGCCGCGCGTCCCGCACCCTGCCAGTTAAGCGGCCAGCGCAACCGACCCTTCTCGCCAAAGTGCACAATGGTGTCAACCAGGTCGGCAGAGCAGACATGGCACTGGCGGCCAGTGCGGTGCCGTCGCAGGGCCGTCCGCTCGGTGACGTCGAAGAGGCGGAAGTACTGCCGCAGCGGCTTGCAGCGCGGGCACACCTCAAGGAACATGTTGCCGTGCACCTCAGAGAGGCACTTCCGGGACAGGCCGCTGCGAACGTGGAGGCCATCACAGTTCTGTGACACGACGTGCTTGACATGTCTCATGTGTTGCAGCTGCGCCAGTGCCATGTGAGTGAAGGTTGGGCAAGCCTGGCTCAGGTCCTGGACCCTGCAATGGAAAATCAGTCCTTTGAGTGAAAGGAACACTGGCGCCATCTGTCACAGAGGAGAGCAAATCACATGTTGCAAAGAACATGTGGAGTTGTTCTACTTTTCAGTCAGCAGAAAGTGCCACTGTTCCCTGCACTgagaaaataaaatattttttacgGCACCACTGCAAACAACATGTAGAGTACTTCTGCTTTACGCTATGTGAAACAGGCATGCACTGCATCCAAGCATGGCGTTAAACAAAATGCACTACACAGTCACTTGCTTTCTgtagtgagtgagagagagagagcaaatgataaatgaaaggtagggaggtaaaCCAGGACAGAGCCTGGTTGGTTAACCTACACTGGGGAACTGGCTTTCTGTAGTGAATTTCACACAGAGAAAGCCATTTGGTTTCTCCGAGTGTAATTCGGGCGCAAACAAGCCATAAGTTGAGTCTGAGCGGCTGGTTATACTGGGCTGCCGTATCAATGCAACATGCTGTAGTTTCGAATATGGCAGAGGCATGCTGTGGTCATAATCCAGTGCAAGAGACAAGCGAGCGAGGTGGCACGTACTCAGGAAGTCGCAGGCCCTTGTTCAGCAAAGTCCAGACGCCTGCTGGACCCCTGTAGTCGGGGATGCGTGCTGCCGTGCTGATGCCGGCACCCGTGTACACCACAAGGTGACGCGCCTCGGCAATAGCCGTCGCCAGTGCCTGGCACTTTTCGGCCAGCACAGCTGGTGGATCTTGCACCTGCGCGGTTCAAGGGATCACATTCATATACTGTTGCCTTTCAGTATCTGTTGGGGCTTTGGAGCAATCGGTGGCAACGAACATTACATACGTGTTGTTCATCAACAGGATCAACCAGATATTTCTACACAAGAATGGCCCATAAAAACAGTTTATAATACCTGGGCTCATATTACGTGACGATTCATTTCAGTTTCCATTATTTTTGGCCATTTGCTAGCATAACACCTTGCTTTCTCATCACTAGTATTGGCCACTTGCTTTGACGGGTGTTAAGAAATTAATAGAATGGGCCACGGCTGCTCACAGAATCCTCACAAAATATGGCCCCAGATTCCGATAAATTTTTACAACAAAGGATCCAACAGCAGAGGGGTTGGTCAGTGATCAACAGTtatagcgaaaaaaagaaaaaagctgtcTATCTTCCCCTTACGATCAGAATAAGGTGAATGCATCAACACATCCGATAACATGACATAAACTCAATATGTATCAGACATGCCATTTCACAGTCCATATACAATACATATAAGTTTGCAGAGAAGACTGCCTTGAAAAGCCCGGTCACAAAACTGCTCATAATGCAGTGACCCCAATGTCCAGCAATGTACTGAAAAGCAATTCACTTGAAATGACACCGAGCTAGATAAGTGCAAATTCATTCATCAATTAGCAGCTATTTTGAATTGGTACTACAAAGCTTGAGCCATCAATATGAACCTAAAGCGCCAAAGAAGCTCGTGAGTACATACGCATGTACAAGCAATTTCTCTTGGCTTTGTACTGCAAAAAGCCCTTTCACTTTTTACATCACAGAGCCAGAATGCATGCTTTATGGACTTCTACAACCTGGTACAGAAGGTAACTGCTGTGGACTTCCTAGAGCTTTCAAAAGCACACACGTTTGCAACAGTAAAGGTACAACTAGTTGGCTCAGGAATGAATTTTTCAAATGGAACAGTTAAAACTTGCAGACAAGGACGGTTGTTGTGTTCCTTCTGATCCAGTTCACACATTCGCTCACAGCAGTCCAACACAGATCATAGCAGCATTCAGACAGCTCCAGTACGAAATGTCCATACAGATATGATCATATTCCGTGGAGCTTTCTCACTAGCTCAATATGTTTCCCCAATACTTCATCACTGCACCAACATAACTGATCAAGGATGATGCAGGAACTTACAATACATTTAAAAAAGGGGTGTGTTTAAGGAAGTCAGTACGTTCGGCGGATGCGCGATCATGAACATTCAATGGACACTTTGCAAAAAAGTGAGCGCCCCCTGCCGTAGGTCTGAGGAAGCGTTCGGGGTGCTGGGTGCGAGAGTATTTGTGTGGAAAACATTCCCCGTCGTTGCCTTGTTGCTACCTGTGCCATCGAGTGTCATGGCGAGAAATTTAGCTTGCGTTGTTTGTTTAGTCTCCTTAGATCATATCAGAATTACGGAGGAAGACTgaattccattttcttttttggacacGGGATGGACTTGGGACTTGTCGCAATGCTCAATAGCCAGCGACCAGGTGTGGAGCCCCCTGCAGTCAACGACCGTAAGTCAGGCTCTTCGTGGTTGGGCATTTAAAAAAGAGGGTTACGTGAAGAATGTTATGCTCAATCTGAGCGTCAGTGACCCACAAGTGCTTCTTGTTCAGGCATCTTGCAACTACCCCATTGGATTTGACATCTGTAGATTCACTCTTGGTTTTCTCTTCCAGCAGTGTTGTAGAAGCTGAACTATATGCATTACAATGCACATTTAGTGCTGTGCAAACTGTTACATGTATGAATTAAAACAAAGCTAAAATGAAGTTCAGGGATGAACTGGATCGAGTGGCTTGGGTAGACGCTAGCACATACAACCTGTCGCATCATCAGCtgttgaagctggcagcattccGTCGGCTAGCCTTTGCTTCATATCGCTCACTTATCTCGCACTTTGATTGGCAACGTAGAATGATCGCGGACTTTGCACCCTATGTTCCAACAGACTGCATTTATGTCATATAACTTGTCGCATCAAGTAGCCAATCTATGCGCTATCGAATGTGTAGCGACGTGCGAGACGGTAAGACATGATTTTAAAAATAGTCGTTAGCGAATATGGCCCTTGATTTTCATTTCCTCTCGCAATAAAAATGCGTGCATTAGCTGGcgtgcacgcacacgcgcacggtTTAAGCTGGCGATATGCCGGCGGAGCGAGCCCGCGCGCTGAGAGCTGTGTGTGTACATCGAGCACAAAAGTGCGCTCTGAAACCACTAGCCGACGCCGAAGCGCACATGCCACACTGAAATCCTACTTCGCTGTCACTAACATGCTCTTACATGCTTC
Above is a genomic segment from Dermacentor andersoni chromosome 8, qqDerAnde1_hic_scaffold, whole genome shotgun sequence containing:
- the Sirt7 gene encoding NAD-dependent protein deacetylase sirtuin-7 → MADLESSRRELRKSADLRRILFKEEEQAKTRHIRKLMNKPAWERSADEECILEKSRDLVQILQERSRKRQCNEQRLQEVQDPPAVLAEKCQALATAIAEARHLVVYTGAGISTAARIPDYRGPAGVWTLLNKGLRLPEVQDLSQACPTFTHMALAQLQHMRHVKHVVSQNCDGLHVRSGLSRKCLSEVHGNMFLEVCPRCKPLRQYFRLFDVTERTALRRHRTGRQCHVCSADLVDTIVHFGEKGRLRWPLNWQGAGRAADRCDAILCLGTSLKVLRRYRCLWGLDRPVRERPKLYIVNLQWTPKDDSAALKINGRCDDVMRAVMEHLKICVPEYERHNDPLWKLHTPVRPKELRTFTRLPLVVVEEPPHQDHCYAMTIKKEAEDGDEEEDDDKQGIVEQEREEDTVQEREEEEEEEVENPKKQPRLVGWYGKGCAKWRRKR